A portion of the Cryptomeria japonica chromosome 5, Sugi_1.0, whole genome shotgun sequence genome contains these proteins:
- the LOC131875752 gene encoding cytochrome P450 734A1-like, translating to MENSLFSITEITFFSFGFLVAFLAAKLTIALWWKPLQIAKHFQSQGIAGPPYKLLLGNSLEFTKFMYEATANSMKLSHDIVARVQPWYSYWSKIYGSTFLMWLGPIPTLVIVRCELGKEALGDKMGSYGKLKWDPVMKDILGEGLVELNGDKRAHHRRIVNPSFHTDKLKDMVCCMVESTVNMLQKWEKAVKNDEKEVDVAEEFKALTSDVIARTAFGSSYLQGKHIFDLLAQQMSLACQDSVKLMVPGYRFLPFKRNRQRWRLNREIKRALKELITKREKAGPNTTQGYGNDLLGSMMNTIQEMRSSESNQGLTIEEFIAECKTFFIAGQETTSNYLTFAIVLLAMHPDWQDQARSEVQQVCGNCHPKFETVNKLKTLGMILNEVIRLYPPIAVFRREIHKDTTLGGIAIPEGTQVIFPTLSFNHDTSLWGEDANEFKPERFSEGISKAAKDDSAAFIPFGYGLRSCMGKNYAMLETKVALAMILQRFSFVLSPGYVHAPTSFVTMFPQHGAPIILHNLHSDESTV from the exons ATGGAAAATTCCTTGTTCAGTATTACTGAGATTAcattcttttcatttgggtttttAGTGGCGTTTCTAGCTGCCAAACTTACTATAGCACTATGGTGGAAGCCTCTACAAATAGCCAAGCATTTTCAATCTCAAGGCATTGCAGGCCCTCCTTACAAGCTACTCCTTGGAAATTCTCTTGAATTCACCAAGTTTATGTATGAGGCCACAGCCAATTCTATGAAACTCTCGCATGACATTGTGGCAAGAGTGCAACCTTGGTACTCTTACTGGTCCAAAATATATG GGTCCACTTTCCTAATGTGGCTGGGGCCCATACCAACACTGGTAATTGTTAGATGCGAATTGGGGAAGGAGGCGCTAGGTGATAAGATGGGGAGCTATGGAAAGCTAAAATGGGATCCTGTGATGAAAGATATACTTGGAGAAGGCCTGGTGGAGCTCAATGGTGATAAACGGGCACATCACCGGCGGATAGTAAATCCATCCTTTCACACTGATAAGCTCAAG GATATGGTTTGTTGCATGGTGGAGAGCACTGTTAATATGCTGCAGAAGTGggagaaagctgtcaaaaatgatgAGAAAGAAGTAGATGTGGCCGAGGAATTCAAGGCTCTAACTTCAGACGTTATTGCCCGCACAGCGTTTGGGAGCAGCTATCTCCAAGGAAAACATATTTTTGACTTGCTGGCTCAGCAAATGTCCTTGGCATGTCAGGATAGTGTAAAATTAATGGTTCCTGGGTATAG ATTTCTGCCTTTCAAAAGAAACAGACAACGTTGGAGACTCAACAGAGAAATCAAGAGAGCTCTGAAAGAGCTAATTACAAAGCGAGAAAAAGCTGGTCCAAACACCACCCAAGGCTATGGCAATGATCTGCTCGGCTCCATGATGAACACAATCCAAGAGATGAGAAGCTCTGAAAGCAATCAGGGCCTCACAATAGAGGAATTCATAGctgaatgcaaaacatttttcattGCTGGGCAAGAGACTACAAGTAATTACTTAACATTTGCCATTGTTCTCTTGGCCATGCATCCTGACTGGCAAGATCAAGCACGCTCAGAAGTACAACAAGTCTGTGGAAATTGCCATCCAAAATTTGAGACAGTAAACAAACTAAAAACT TTGGGAATGATTCTAAACGAGGTGATCCGGCTCTACCCACCAATTGCTGTGTTTCGTAGAGAAATACACAAGGATACAACACTAGGAGGAATTGCAATCCCTGAAGGCACGCAGGTCATCTTTCCTACGCTTTCATTCAATCACGATACATCTCTTTGGGGAGAGGATGCAAATGAATTTAAGCCTGAGAGGTTTAGTGAGGGAATAAGTAAGGCTGCTAAGGATGACTCTGCTGCATTTATCCCTTTTGGATATGGATTGAGGTCGTGTATGGGCAAAAATTATGCTATGCTTGAGACCAAGGTTGCGCTTGCCATGATTTTGCAACGCTTCTCGTTTGTTCTTTCTCCAGGTTACGTCCATGCACCCACATCGTTTGTGACAATGTTTCCTCAGCATGGAGCTCCGATCATTCTTCATAACCTGCATTCAGATGAAAGCACGGTTTGA